DNA from Nymphaea colorata isolate Beijing-Zhang1983 chromosome 4, ASM883128v2, whole genome shotgun sequence:
AACGGAGCTCAAAATAATTAAATTGGGTTGGAATGTGAAAGGGGACCCTTTCTTGTAAAggcaaagaaaaaattatttttgttggaAAATGATGAAAGTATTCATTTTTTGTACGAAAgggtaccaaaaaaaaatggcGCTGCTCTCAAAATTCGCTTGTCTTATGTGCCATTTTGtagtcaaaattttcaaaaagatgcataattttgtaaaaataacaaaaaacgtgtttaaataattaaatttgaaGAGCTTTCATTTGATAGCCTCTTCTTCGGATTCCCGTCGTCTCCCGTTGCACATTACTTTATTATCCTAAGGGCTTGAGTTGTGAAACATCATCTTCCCTGTACACGTAACCTTCTCCTGTTAGGGGATTGATTCGGGGAAGAAGCTGTTCAATCGTCTTCATAACTTGATATCATTTGGGTTACATATTCAAAAGAACTGGTCTtatgaaaactagttttttaattaatttttaaaaacttatttgtGTGTTTAGATAAAGaggccaaaacattttttttttttaaacaatgtgGGAGGTGCCAGATTATTCATTCCTTCttgaaaaataaggttttcTCAAAATAAGTTTTGACAAACTCATTTTTTGGTATCATGCGAATCTGAGGCAAAATGTTTGAATCTAAGgcaaaatgtttttcttcaaaatttatgCGCCATTTTTGCAAGATAGTTAACATCAATGGCATTATTCAACTAAATACATTGAGACTAGTAAAATATTAAGATGaagtacacaaaaaaaaaaaaaagaaagggaaaatcCCTTCCGTTTCCAACCTGTCTACTGAAATTCCATTTATgataaattaattttataaGAATGAAGAGAACTGCATTTTCGGTCCAGTAAGATCCAGGCCTGGAATCTGGATATTGTGTTTATGGCTCAATGGATCAAAGTCGGACCGGGTCAAATCCACCTGGGTCCCGCGCAAGGGGGACCCATAGTCAGGCCTGTTTTCAGTAGGACGAGGCATCATCCCTTGCCTCGTTGAACTGATCACAACTGAAGCGGATCTGACAGATCCAGAGCCATCGGGAGCCCTGATTCCGAACCAAATCGGACCCATCTACCCGTACTTTCGAGGTCCATTTTACGGCCGACAGATCTGACCCAACTTTATGCGcatccaagatccaaatccaacatccaggatccattTACCAGTTTCGTAATTTGGTTTTAGACGAGCTGCACGGATTCAAGTTCGATCCTTCTTGGCTTGAGCCCGCAGGCCTTGCCCAAGTATAAATGGGAATAACCCACCCGACCCGAAATATCAAACTAAATCCAAAATtgatccgatccaacttgtggcactttttttttggcaCTTTCACTAAAGCGTCTTCGTTCtgtcttctcctctttctctctggcGACGTCGTCCTCTTCGTACTGAACTAGGTACGGATCTTCGTCTTCCCCTCCTTTGAGCGCCATCTTTGATCTCGAAGCCGAGCAGGAACTGCTTGCTTATCATATCGCAATTCTTTGGGGTTTCTAGATTTATTTGTCTGCTTTCTTGCGAGAGAATTCCGGTTTCAGGTCGCTGCACATCATGGCGGGAAAGTTAGGGTTGAAATGGCGGGTGCCTTGGGTTGTCGTTTTCTTGGGTCAGGGTCTTAGTTGCTTCTTGTGGTGTTGATGGCGGCGCATGGATTTTGTTTTTGCAGGCAATGTCGGTCGTCTCGGTTCATCAGTTGGCGTCGTGCATCACTTGCCATGCTTGGAGCCCCGATCACTCAAGTAATGCGATCTTTATCGGAAGTGGCTTGGATTATTTCATGCGTAGTTCGTCTTCTTCGTTTATCCGTTTTTGATCCGTGGATTTGTTTCGAGAAATTAAATCTCGCAATTAGGAGGAAGaacattgatttttcttgttttttttttcttatattatcCCCtcggtttttcattttttagggAATATTTTGGATGATGGTGAATTTTGTCGTGCGTCGTTCTAGTGAAATGGgattttcttatctttttccaACATAAATTGCCTTTGTGCGAATTTTATACTGAAAAGTGGGATGGAGTTTCGGGATTACTTGAATGTGTTTTGAGATTCCCGGGAAAATATTATGTAAGTTTATAAGTTCTTCAACCGAAAACCATGTGACACCACATAGAGGAGAAAATAGATGGTATGGAAGATGATGCATGGTAGGAAACTTTGTTGACCGTTCTCTTTTCGTAATTTTGTGATTGTATTCCTAGGCGGAGCTTTAAGATTGGAGGTATTTATTGTCGAAGGCATGAGAAAAGATTGTTATGCTGTCAATACTAAATGAATTCTCAACTATTGAATTTGGACCGGGCCATACACCTcatatgctctctctctctcccccctcctgAGATTTCCCTCACCATTCAATGCCTTCAATTTATTTGGTTGTGTACTACTGTTTGTTCGTTTTCTCCATGTTCTCTTTTTTCGTTTGTTTATGCAAATAACCGCTTTCTCTGTTTTACAGTGATTGCCTTTTGCCCGAACAATGAtgaagttcatatatatgttgttTCGTCTGACAAGTGGGAGAAATTGCATGTTCTACGGAAGGTATgccatttttttgttcaacaaaTAAATTAGGAAATCTTTATTACATGAAAGGTCATATAGCACAATAAATTGTTCCTGGAGAATCAGATATGTAATTTTGATATACATGTTCATGGCCATGGATATGTTTACTATTACATTAGATCTTTATACTTTGCTATCTAAGTCGGCACTGACATAAGTCCAATAAGCCAACGAATGAATCTGACCACTCTCAAATGAAGGGTGAACATTGCAAGGGCGAGATGACATATCCAATTCTCTCATacacattttattttaccattCTTACAAGCCATCCAGATATTTGACCCAATAAGCAGTGAAACAAGGGCATATTAGTGACTACGGCAGTCTAGTATCAAAAGATGGCCAAAGTATttaaaacagaaataaaaattcacatttccattgcctcattttttttcccttcagtATCCTTTTATGCTTCCCTAGTGCAAATGACAAATAAGATTGCAAAGAAGATATCCGTAAGCAAAGCTGTGTATCCAGGAAAGGGGATGTATTCTGGAGAGAGACCGGTGGATGGATGATGCAGTTACTTTCAGATACCATCCCATTTAGACTGAAGGCTACAAAATTTGTTATAGTGAAAGGTAGATAGGGATCTGGAGATGGGGATATCAGACATGCATCTAGTTCTCATTGGAAAGCAAGAAGCTGAATGTTCCTTCCATTTCTTGCTTGAAGCTGGTACCTGATTGGCTCTAATAGTTAGGCCTCTAGCCCAGCTTGTTTCACCTATAGGTCAATTTATTTCCTTCTCATTGCAACTTGTCCCTTTCTGTAGAATGTCTGGATATTGGGTTCCCTGGTATGAGTGATTTCAGATCCTCATCTATCTAATTTTTTGGTTCTTTGACCACCTCTGGTAGATTATTTCAAACTAACTATCAACAGGATGCTTGCAAAGCAATGAAGAAaccactttttttctttgagacttAGTCACCCATCATGTATGATTTATTGTATTGAGTAGTCTTTTAATGCTTTGTTTCCATCTCGCCTCTGATGCCCTAGGCTCCTGTTTTGCTATGAGGGTTGCAATTGTTTTTGCTTCTCAttcctggtttttttttttttttttttttttgtcttgtctTGCTTTGTCAATTCGTTCTTCTTACAGATGGAACCACAACTTTGAATTTCATGAGGTGCATGAGCTGCATCAATTTTGCAGAAATGTGATTTATGTATCTAGTCATTGTTAACGTTTTTAAATGACAACGTTTATTTCCAAAATGACTCTAAATGACAATGTCTggttgtgatattttcaaaatatttacaGGAAATAATTTTGCAGCATTAACGTGCTAATATCCAATATTTCTGGTTTCTAGAAaatctttatttatatattttatgtgtatatatttttattttacaattttaaattttaggaTAGGTCATATGTTTTCATCAATATTTTGTTAGAAAAGTGAAAgactcatatttttttttaaattttcttgttaTCTCTAAAAACTCTTGACTTTTCTAGATCTACTCAAGTAAAACAAAACCTAAAGCAAACTATTAAGAAGAGAAATTGCTAAGAACAATATTGGTGACAATGATTTAATCTCAACTTTATTGTAGTCTTTCATTTGCTCCAATACACCTCACAAGGGCATTAGGCGTGAGATGCATATGTTTGTTTTGCATAACACTTGTTCTACCTGTATGGATTCAAAACATTTATGGAACTTAAAATATGAGGTTGATATAAGGAAAGGGTGACAGACTTCAAAGTGGAGGAATGCATGTGACATCAAATTCACTTTGCGCGTAGCTATATAACCATCAGATTATATTGGTTAGTCAAAATGCTATACCGTGTCATGAGCTTGTGATGTTTCTTGACCATggtattcttttctcttttaatgAGTGGTTCTTTAATGGCTATGTACAACATTTGTTCTATGTCTATGCATTCACAGTAGTTGTGGAATTTAAAATGTGAATTTGATATATAAGGTGAGACAATGATGGGTGTCAAAGTGGGGAATCCATATAATACCAAATTCACATTACGTGCAGCTATGTAGCTATCAAATTATACTGGTTAGTCAAAAAGCTGTTTTCACTTTTCCACTATTAGGTATTGCAACATGTGCCTATGATGTTTCTTGAACCATggtagtttttccttttctaattaGTAGTACTATAATtaagtgatgtatttcttttttttttactgctgaGCATCTCTTCTTAATTGGCTCACAGCACGATCAAATTATTTCTGGCATTGATTGGGGTGTGCTTTCAAATAAAATCGTTACAGTTTCACATGATCGAAATTCGTAAGTTTCCATACAGATTATGGTTGTTGATACTTGTAGCTATTTGTAAATTGCTTGAATGACAAAAATTAACCCAAGAATTGAttgtctattttattttttctgcagCTATGTCTGGAGCCAAGATGGGCCTGAATGGGTGCCTACGCTTGTTATTCTTAGACTTAATCGCGCTGCTCTTTGTGTACAGTGGAGTCCCAAAGGTATTTTCTTACCCAatagcattttattttttaattttgctttgTAAATTATCTGTTTATTGGTGTTTATATTCGTATCACCTTTATTGGTGAATACTTGAAACtatataaaaattgtttttgaaagaACTCTAAAGATATGACATGGTtgcaataatttgaaaaatctgCCCGGTCGTTTTATAGTACTTTTGTGGTTCTTTCTCATATTTGGAGGAATCTAAGTCTGGTTTCTATAAGTGGATAGGTAGTTGGCTAGCTAGCTTCTATAAAAGTATAATTAGAAGGGAAACTTCTCAAGCATCCCTCGCAAATAAAAATGATAGGGTGTCTATAAGTTCCTTTCATGCGAAGGGAGATGATGGGGTTTTGCCAGACACTTTTTTGGAAAGAACAAAAAGCATTTAGTGTGCAAATTGTTTCAGTGACAGAGTAGACATGTTTTAGGTTAGGTTGTTTTGGGAAACAAACTCTATAGTTTAggccaaaagaaaagacagTTATCCATCTTGGTGGTGAATGTTAGTAGACATTTTTGTCTGTGAAAGGAAAACACACACTACACATTCCATTCCCTTTGTAATATCCCTTTTGATAACTGCAATTCTTGTATCCAAGCCGATTAATCTGTCATTTGAAATGTAACGGTGGTCTTTTCCTTACATGTGTCTTCCAAATCAATGTAGCCTTGACTTTTCAGAATTAATTTTGCATAAAATATAACtctattaaaatttttcttctgaCAGTTGTTTGTCACATTGTCTAGAGAACAAATTTGCGGTTGGAAGTGGGGATAAATTTGTTTCTGTGTGCTACTACGAGCAAGAGCACAACTGGtaattgcttctttcttttgtgaaaatttggtttatttAGCTGTTATGACAGGAGCGTCATTCAAGCTTTGGTTGTATGACCCTATTGGCCCTCCGGTAGTGAAATATTCCATTTTTGTCTCATTGTTaatcatatttctttttattggcCTGTGAACAGTCTTTGCATAGTGTTCTGATTGTTTTGGTCAGGTGCTTGCATTGATTTTTTGCTAGTTCAATCATACATTTTCTAGTTTCTCATACTTTTGCTTTtccaagtgtgtgtgtgtgcgttttctttttttagatttaaGAGTTGTTGCctgaaaatttctctttttcttagaatttcattttttaccCCTTCCATTTATTGGTGAAGCCATTAAAATATTGCTTCTCAATCTTGATCCTGATGATTGAGATGATTATATAATCTCTTTTATGGGGCTGATTGTGTTAATTTTCAAGTTGGAATCTGACTTAGAAATATGCTGCAGGTGGGTCAGTAAAATTATACGGAAAAAGCACAATTCATCAGTTACTGGTGTAGCATGGCATCCCAACAATGTGAGTTGTTTCTTGCTTTGATCGTATTGTTGTTAATACCTGTGATCCATGCAACAGATGGTTGTCATTTTGACCTTGTTagttttatccttttttttaaaaaaatatatttcacaGACGATTCCTGTAGGCATTCGTAACAACAATGTTTGAGAACTCATAAGAACCATATTCGTGCTAATAGATTTTGAGTACTCATGATAACCATATCatctgaattcaattgattaggcAGGTTCACATGTTGCCACTACAACAGTAACCAAGAGGTGGGTGACCAGTTGACAGCTAGTAGTTAACATTATGAAgttcttttattgtttattgTAAATGTTGCAGTTTTGAAGGTTATCCAATAGTTTGATCTGATAGATAATGATGGTTCTCATAggttattttatttcatttctctcatgtatgtgtgtgggtgtgtgcaTGTGGATGGATGGATCTACTTGAAATCCTTAAGGCTGTCTGAAGAGCTAGGGCTATTTTTATGGGGCTTCAATTATCCATGTGATTCTCTGTTTCTTAATACTTGTTTTAGGATTTTCTTGCAACAACATCATCTGATGGGAAATGTCGAATTTTCTCTACTTTCATCAAAGGTGTTGACTCAAGGTATGTTAAACTTGTACTGAAATAGTTACAGGTTGTTCTATTGTCATCACTATCTATGTTTCTGTAACTCTACTAAGTCAAAATTCTGCTATGGAACTTCATTTAGGGGTTCGGAAGCAGCATCATCCTCAGAAACAAAGTTTGGAGAGGTATTGCATGAACCAATTTTTTACTTTGCATGGCATAGtaatttctttgtctttcctttcACGCCTTTGCCCTTTAAATGTAGGATAGAATTGTCACAAGTGATGTTGTGCACATGAGGATATGTGATAAAGATGTGGATGTATGAAGAACCTGGCATTATCTATTGTTGAAGGCATCACAGTTATCTGTCAATTAGTATGTGTTTGCAGATAAACCGGGCTGTCATGGACATGGATGTCGTACTAATTTTTTGTCCATGTTCT
Protein-coding regions in this window:
- the LOC116253493 gene encoding actin-related protein 2/3 complex subunit 1A-like gives rise to the protein MSVVSVHQLASCITCHAWSPDHSMIAFCPNNDEVHIYVVSSDKWEKLHVLRKHDQIISGIDWGVLSNKIVTVSHDRNSYVWSQDGPEWVPTLVILRLNRAALCVQWSPKENKFAVGSGDKFVSVCYYEQEHNWWVSKIIRKKHNSSVTGVAWHPNNDFLATTSSDGKCRIFSTFIKGVDSRGSEAASSSETKFGEKILQLDLSFSWAFGVKWSPSGNTLGYVGHNSMIFFIEDIGPAASAQTVSFRDLPLRDVLFISERIVVGVGFDCNPMIFTADKRGIWSFIRFMDEIKVPASSSRYGSQFSEAFGKLYGQSKHGASSDTVEPSRPRGGAHENCINCIVPLWKDGESAVKRFSTSGLDGKIVIWQLNEETFA